A window of Leptolyngbyaceae cyanobacterium genomic DNA:
GTGAAGCAAGAACGGCGATTGGTTACGCACCACCATCAACTAAAGAAAGTAATATTTATGCAGAAGACCCTTGGTTAACGGCAGAAGAATTATTTGCTAGTAGTTTACCTAATCAAACAAAGCAATCTTATGCTGAGGCTTTCCCAAACTTAAAACAACCTTTAAAGAAAAAAATATCGCCCGTCACTAGTCCTATTGATTCTGACTATCCAGGGGAAATTAGTATTGGCAATATCGTTGTTAGCAATGGCAAAGATGATTTTCAAACTACCCAAAAAAACTCGCGCCAATCCGAACCTTACCCACCCCAACCATCCAGTCAGAAAAAGAACCGAAAAAATGGGTTAACCAGCGATCGCAAATCCGATCGATCGCCATCGCCCAACTATAATTCTACATCGATAACCCCAAACAAGAAAAATTCTCCCAGTTCTTACCAGTCTCAGTCTTTGCCAAATGAAGATCTTGATGATGATGCAGAATCAGACTGGATCGAAATCCAAGCTAAGCCTGTTGGATATGTCAAACATCCCCTAGAACAAATATTGGAATGGTTAGACTTAGCAATGTTATGGCTGGAAGAATTATTGCTAAAAGTTTGGCAGCAATTTAAGCAGTTGTTCGCTGGGAAAAAGTAAAGAAATCGATCGGGAATGGGGAATGGAATTATCAAATTGACACTCTCACCGTCAAGCTGACGCTGTGACGGGAGATTCTTGCTTCATCGAAACCTGCTCTATAGAATTCAGGAGTCAGGAGTCAGAATGCAGAATGAATTGGAGTCCGACTGGTGGACTCCGAAAAGTTGGTTTAAGACCCCCACTAAATTAAAAATTTAGCGGTCTACAATTAGTAGCGGGACTCTTATCCCCCATTAATTGCATTCTGACTCGGAGAATTTTGACTTCTGAATTCTTCTTCAATACTAGCTTCAACGATAATTCTTAACAAATTATTTATTATTTAATACCTATAGTTTACTACCCATGACAGATTTTACTCGATCGCTTTTGTCAGTAAATTTATATAATTTATGAGGATAGTTAAAAAGTCTTTTTAGTTGCCTATAGACTAATGTTCAGTACGAACGTTAGTCTAGGTAATAAAGTATATTCAAACACTAGGTGAAGCAAAAGTTATGCTTACATTGTTGAGATTATTATTTAATCTATCTTAAGGAATATCAATTCCTTTCCGGCGATTGATATAAATGATTCATTAAACCTCATTTAAAATAAAAAAACCAAAAGATCCGAAAAAAATGAGCGAAATGGATAAGAAAGCAAGTAATTTAGAGTTATTAGCTCAATATACTCACATTCTGAACCAGCGCACTCAAGAAATCAACCAGTGGGTTGGCAAAGCCCGTATCAACTCACCCGAACTGCTAGAAGAATCTTTAGAAGAATTATGTACCACCGTAGAAGAAATGCAGATAGCTGAGGAGGAGTTGCGCTTACAAAACGAACAGTTAAGGGCGTCCCAGGAAGAACGATTAGCAGAACGACAGCGTTATCAAGATTTATTTGAATTTGCACCCGATGCTTATTTAGTTACGGATGTGGATGGAAAAATTTTAGAGGCAAATTACGCTGCTGCCGAATTGTTTCAACTTTCCCAAGAATTCCTCATCGGTAAACCGTTAGTGTTATTTGTTACGCAAATAGGCCGACGCAACTTTTCCATTCAATTAATTCGACTTCAGGAAACAGACTGGTTGCAAAATTGGGAGATTACTTTACAACAGCGAAACGGTCAGATATTTGATGCTGCTATAAATGTAAAAGCGGTACGCGATCGCGACGGAAAAGCGATCGGTTTGCGTTGGTTGGTGCGAGATGTTACTATTCGCAAACGCCGAGAAGAAAGATTGCGACTGCTAGAGTCAGTAGTTGTTAATGCTAACGATGCCATCATTATTACCGAAGCGCAGCCAATTGAGGAACCAGGGCCGCGCGTTTTATATGTAAACGAAGCCTTCACTCGGATGACAGGCTATACTTCCGAAGAAATATTGGGAAAAACTCCCCGCATTTTGCAAGGAGAAAACACCGATCGAACTACTCTGAATAAAATTCATACCGCACTGCTCGATTGGCAATCCATCGTAGTTGAACTGATCAATTATCGTAAAGATGGATCGGAATTTTGGGTAGAAATGAGCATCGTACCGATCGCAAATGAAACTGGTTGGTATACTCACTGGATAGCGGTACAAAGAGATATTACCGATCGCAAGCAAGCAGAAAAACAAAAAATAGAAATCATTCGCGAACAGGTAGCGCGAGAAGAAGCGCAAGCAGCTAACCGCGCCAAAGATGAGTTTATCGCCACCGTCTCCCACGAACTTCGCACGCCTCTACAAGCAGTGATCGGTTGGACTCAAATATTAAAGAGAAAACTGCTCGATCGCACCATGATGAATCGCGCTTTAGAGACGATCGAACATAATGCCAAAATGCAAGCAAAACTGATTGAGGAATTGTTAGACCTGTCTCGGATCGCCCAAGGTAAAGTTGATCTGAAGATGACTGCCATTTCTCTATGCCAAGTCATTGAAATCGCGATCGATACCTTACGTCCGATAATAGAAGCTAAAGAAATCCAACTCAATACCTATCTAGACGATCGCGATGTTTCGATTTTGGGTGATGCGGAACGCTTGCGACAAGTGGTATCGAATTTGCTAACTAACGCGATCAAATTCACCCCGGACAGAGGAAATATCGAAGTTTCGCTTTATTACAACGATTCTCACGCTCAAATTATTGTCAAAGATAACGGTAAAGGCATCAGTGCAGAATTTTTACCTTACGTATTCGATCGCTTTCGCCAAGCGGACTGCCAAAATAGCAGTGCTCAAACAGGATTGGGATTGGGATTGGCGATCGCCCGTCAGTTAGTCGAAATGCACGGCGGTACTATCCACGCAGATAGTCTCGGCGAAAATCAAGGCGCTACTTTTACCGTCCTATTACCTCTCAATGCTACCCCTGATTGAGCGTTCTTCCCCTAGCCCCTAGATTAAATTTCATACTTGTTCATACTTGATTTTTCATCCTGAAATTCCGTTCCGACTGACTGGAATTTCGATCGCGAATTCCGAACCTTTTCCCAATTCAGAATTACATTTAATTGTCCCCCGATGCTTTTCGACAATAATTTGATAACTAATAGATAATCCCAGTCCAGTTCCTTTGCCGACAGGTTTAGTCGTAAAAAACGGATCGAATAATCGATTTTTTACTGCTTCTTTCATACCAGAACCATTATCGGTAATAGAAATTAAAACTCGATCGCCTTGCATTTTAGGTTGGGAAATCAACTCGGTATGGATTTTAATAATTCTCGGTGGCGATTGGTTTTCCAAAGCATCGATGGCGTTGACGATAATATTCATAAACACCTGATTTAATTGTCCGGCATAGCACTCTACCAAAGGTAGATTACCGTATTCTTTTATTATTTCTACTCCCGGATCGTGACCGCTGGCTTTTAACCGATTGTGCAAAATCAACAGAGTGCTATCAATTCCTTCATGAATATCGACGGGTTTCATTTCCGCTTCATCTAAGCGAGAGAAATTCCGCAGGGATAATACAATTTGGCGAATGCGTTCGGTTCCCATTTGCATAGAAGACAGCAGTTTGGGCAAATCCTCTCTAATAAATTCTAAATCGATATCTGCAATATAATTTTGGATATTTGGAACGGCGTTCGGATAACATTCTTGATAAATATCGAGCAACTCTAACAAATCTTTAATGTAGTCCTCAGCGTGAATGAGATTCCCATTAATAAAGTTAACTGGATTGTTAATTTCATGGGCAATTCCCGCAATCATCTGCCCTAAACTAGACATCTTTTCTTGTTGTACTAGTTGAGATTGCGCTTGTTGTAATTTATATAAAACCGCACTCAAATGTTGGGCTTGCGTTTGTGCTGCTAGTGCGCTGGCGCGAGTTTGGGCGTAAAATTCCGCTTGATCGATCGCTACCGCTACTTGTTCGCATACCCCTTGGAGAAATTCCACTTCGCTATCACTCCAAGGACGCGCCCCCTGACAATGACTGCAAACAATCGCACCGTATTGACCTGTATGGGTTTTAAATGGTAGCAGCAGTTGAGCGGTAATGCCAAATTTAGTTAAAATTTGTTTGATTTCTTCGTCTAAATCAAATGCGGTAGCTACCTCATCAATCCGCATAATTTCTAAATTGCTGATTTGATGAAGGATGATATTGCTTTGGGGGGCTGGGAAATCTCCCATTAAACTGGGGAAGCTGCCATTTTGTACTTCATGAGTAATCGTAATCCGAGGCTCGATCGCGTTAGGAAAATACCATAAAAAATGACAGCGATCGATTTTCAATAATTTATGCACTTCCTGCAAAGCCGTTTCTAATATAGTATTGAAATCTAAAGACTGACGCAACTGACTTGCTAAATGCAGTAGTAAACTATCCCGGCGATCGCAAAGCGCTTTTTTGGCAAAAATTCGGTCGATTCCTAAGGCAATATGATTCGCTACCCAACTTAAAAGAATGTCTTCTGCTTCCCGCAGAGATTGTTTCCCAAATAAGGCGATCGCTCCTAACAGATGGTTTTCCACGATTAAACAGTACAAGCGATATTTAAAAGGCGCCACTTGGTAAGTAACGGGAATTAATTTTGGTTTAATTTCTTCTAATTCTAATGATGGTAAAAGCGTACTTTTAGTTATACTGGCAGTGTAAATTTTTTCTCCGGCAAATGCCGCCAAATTCAGTAAATTTGTCTGTTCGTCAAACGTCCAGATACAGACATTCGTCGCATCCAGATAATGCGCGATCGTCTCCGCACAAACTTGCAGCGTTTCCGGTAAAGTTCTGCTTTCTAACAAAACCGACCCTATTTCAGCACCCAAAGTTAAGAGGTGAATTGGTAATCCATCTAAATTATGTTCTCCCCGAACCATAGCCTGCATTTTTTTGGTTGACGATAGCTTAGCCATTATTAATTTTTCTTCTGTGGAAATTTATTAAAATTACGGAATTTGATTTGCTATCAAAAAGTAAAATAATTTACTTGTAGATTTGTAAAAAAAATAATTACCTTATATAGACTGCTTAATTAATTTTAGATACCTGGCCTGCCTAAAATAAAAAAATAATTCGGTTTCGTTATATAAGTTAACAAAAAATAATTTATGGCATTTACGTATTGGTAACTAACCTATTTTTATTATAAAATTAAACTAAAAAAGCAGAAAATCTGAATTTTCTTTATTAATGGTTACTCTTCTGCTTTATAGCTAGACAAAATCAGGAAGATCTTTGGCAAGATCGGTAATATAGCCATGTTACTTTCTCAGCCAACGTGGGAACTTTAATATAAGGTCACTGGCAGGAAGTAAAAATGAAAAAGCCTTGACTTTACAATCAAGGAGAAATATATATGAAGCAAATTTTGGTTGTGGATGATTCAGCTACGATGCGACGGATGGTTATGGCATCCTTGCGAAATTTGAAAAATGTAAATTTTAATGAAGCAAGTAACGGCCTAGAAGCTATTGAACGTTTGGTAATTTCACCAGTCAACTTAATGATTTTAGATCTGAATATGCCGGATATGCACGGACTAGAAGTACTCAAGTTCGTGCGGTCTCATCAAACATATTGCCACATTCCGATTATGGTGTTAACCACCAGAGGAGACGACGCTAGCCGAGATGAAGCATTGAAGGCAGGTGCTTCCTGTTATTTAACCAAACCGTTCGAGCCACAAAAATTTGCTGCCCAAGCTAGAGAATTATTAGATTAAAACAATAGCATTCTTCATTGGGTGATTGTTTTTATTAAATTGCCGATCGAATCGCTAACTAATACCCAATGCTCAACGCCCCATTGCCGATGCCATCTAGCCCATGAATGATTTATTCGCTAGCTTTTTAGACGATTATTTTGCCGAATGTGACGAACACTTAACAGCGATTCGGCAAAACTTACTATTATTTGAACAATTTGTCAATCAACCGCCAATCGATCGATCGCTACTGGACAAACTTTTCGTTAGCTTTCATTCCGTCAAAGGTTTGTCCGCAATGGTGGGATTGAAGGACGCCGAACGGCTAGCCCATGAAATGGAAAGCTATTTGCGAACTTTACGGGATAAGCAAGCAGTGCTCACTCCGGAAGGAATTGATGCTCTAATTAACAACACCAAAATGTTAGAGCAGGTAATTAACGCCCATCGCGTTGAAAATGCGGGAAGGGAAGAGACAGGGGATAATTTTTCTGCGGTTCTCCCCATTCCGCCACCTCCTGTCTCCTTACCCGCGATCGAACTAAAACCAGAAGAGTTAAAGCAATTAACTCGGGAACTGGCAAATGGAGCCAAAGCTTGGCAAGTCGAATTCGTACCGGGGCGGGAAAAAGCCGATCGCGGTATCAACGTCAATACGATTCGCTCGCGCCTACAAGCGATCGGTCGGCTGATTCACGCATCTCCCAGAGCGATCGATAACACCGATATCGTCTTCGATTTCGTGATCGCTACTCACGCCGAAGCCAGCACTTTCGTCAATGGTGAAGAAGACGGACTCACTTATGCACCCTACATTTACCCAGAAACGACCCAAAGTGAAAACGCAAATGAAAAAATCACCGAAAGCATAGAAGAATCCGATCGCCAAACAGCCAGAATCGAGACACCAGGGAAAGCTGCTCCTCCTCCCTCCGCCATCCCCTCCAACGTGGTACGAGTCGATTTAACGCGATTGGATGAAATAATGCGGATTGTCGGAGAACTGGTAGTAACTCGCGCTCGTTTGGCCGAAAATTTGAAAAATATCGCCGATATAGTTCCTGGTTCTCAATTACGCGCCTTGCGGGAAACCGCTTTTACTTTAGAACACCAGTTGCGAGACTTGCGAGATGGAGTAATGCGAGTCCGCTTAGTACCGATCGGAGAACTTTTTGCCCGAATGCAGTTTGCCATTCGCGATTTAGCAAAAGAAAGTCAAAAACAAATCGAACTGGAATTAAGGGGTCAAAGCACTGAAATTGATAAGTTTCTAGTCGATCGAACCATCGATCCTTTATTGCATTTAGTGCGAAATGCCGTCAGTCACGGTTTGGAATCGGAAGCAGAAAGGATCGCCGCAGGTAAACCAAAAGAAGGCAAAATTTGTTTGCGGGCTTCTACTGCCGGGGAAATGGTGATAATTGAAGTAGAAGATGATGGACGGGGAATTGATGTAGAAAAAGTTACAAAGCGTGCGAAAGAGCAGGAATTGCTCGATGCTGATGCTACTCCGGATTTAGCCACGATATTAGATGTCGTTTGTTCTCCGGGTTTTTCTACACGGGAACAAGCAGATTTAACTAGCGGGCGCGGTGTGGGAATGGCGGTAGTCAAAAATACCGTGACCGAACTAGGTGGGTCGCTTGCCTTCGATACGGAAGTCGGGAGGGGAACGCGCTTTATCGTTCAATTACCGCTTACTTTAGCGATCGCGGATGCGTTAATCGTTTCGGTGGGCGGACAAACCTTTGCCATTCCTCAATCTGGCATCCGGGAAGTCGTGGAGGTGAAAAACAACGCGATCGCCTTGTGGGAAAACAGCGAAACGCTCGCCCATCGAGGGGCTATTTTACCCCTAATTCGTCTGGGGCGGGTGTTTAACTTGCCGCCATTTCCCATTGCTGATTCGATCGCCATCATTAGCAACGGATTAAATCCGATCGCGATCGCCGTCGATCGCATTCTTCGCCAACAAGAAATCGTAGTTAGACCATTAACAGATCCCCTCATCCAAATCCCCGGTATTTCCGGCGCTACCGAACTAGGAGATGGGCAAGTAGTTTTAATTATCGATATCTTAGCATTAAGTAACTTTCCCAAAACCAAAATCCCGCATCATCATTAACCAATATTTTCCATTAAATTACAGAGCGCAATTAAAGGATTTTTCTCGTGTTAGATCCTCAAACAAATTGGGAACCATATATTCTTTTTGAACTGGCTGACAGTACCTACGGCATCCCCGCCCACCTAGTTCAACAAATGGAAATGCTCGAGCGCATTACCCCCGTACCAAACGCTCCGCTTTTTCTAGAAGGAGTAGTTTTTTCTCGCGGCAAAATGATTCCTGCCGTCAACTTAAGAGTAAAATTCGGCCTGGATAAAATTGCCTACAATCTGCGTTCTCGGCTGATTGTCGTCAACATTGCCAATCGCTCTATCGGCTTAATTGTTGACTCGGCACGCGAATTCGTTAATATTCCGCACGACGCGCTCAAACCACCACCAGAAGGAATTTCTGAATTAAGCGCCAAATATTTATCAGGCATTGCTCTGTGGGAAAATCGAGTAATTTTAGTCCTTAATTTACCAGAAATCGTGAACGTGAATGGCCGTAGTTTAGTAGAAATGGGTTAAAAAACTAAAACCAAAATGACCGATTGACACTTAATAATTTTGTAATAATTCATCGAGAAATAAAATGGCTAAAAATATAAAAAAATCTCCGAAAAAATCTGCGACTAGAAAGGGCGAATTGACGAGAAAAAAAGTCAAAAATCAACGGTTATCGAACGAAGTCGCTCTGATTTACCATCAAACCGAAGAAATAGCCAAATTAACCGAACAAATTGCTCAAACGACAGAAATAGTCTCACAAGGCGTCGATACGCAAACGGGATCGCTCGAGGAAATTTTCAGCGGTACCAACCAATTGACCGCATCCTTAAAAGAAACAGCCACCCAAGCAGAATCAGTCGCCACTTCCATCGAACAACTGGTTTCCGGCGCCAACGAAATGGCTGCATCCATCGAAGAAGTTACCGCCAACACCGTAGAATTAGCCGCATCGGTTAATCAAACTGCCACTTCGATCGAACAAACTACCAGTTCCATTCGGACTGTCGCCGACATCGCCCAAGAAATGGCAACTTCTGCCACCCAAGTTTCTACCTCGATGAACGAAATTGCCGCCTCTATCAAAACCGTTAACAAAGACACCGAATCTTTAGTCACGTCGGTGAACGAAACGGCTGCTTCTGTAGAGCAGATTACCCGTTCGATTCAAAGCGTAGCGCAAAACTCCCAAGACGTGAGCAATGCAGCGGAAAGAACCACTTCCTCCATCAACGAAATGGCTGCATCGATCGAACAAGTTTCCGCCACATCGGAAAACTTATCAGCTACGGTAGAAACCGTATCCAATTCTATGGAAGAAATAGCGCGATCGATCCAGGGAGTCGCCCAAAATGCCGCTCAAATTACCGATGCAGCAAATAACGCCGCCACTAGCGCCACCCAACTCGATCGATCGATCCGTTCCGTCAGCCACCTTACCAAACAAGCAGATGAAATCAGTACCCGCGTAGCGCGAGATGCAGAAATCGGCGGCGCCACCATTCAAAAATCAATTCAAGGTTTCATTCGAGTGCGAAACTCAATGGCTGAATCAGCCGATACGATCCGAAACATGGGCAAACGTGCCAGCGAAATCAGTACCATCATCGATACGATCGATATCATCGCCGAACGCACTAACTTACTATCTTTAAATGCCTCGATCGAAGCCGCCCGCGCCGGAGAAGCAGGGCGAGGTTTTGCCGTAGTAGCAGAAGAAATTCGCAACCTAGCAGAAAGGGCAGCCCAAGCAACGACAGACATTGCCGCTATTATTAAATCCCTCCAAGAAGTAAGTCAAGAAGCGGTGAATAAATCTAATGAAGGAATGGGACTCGCCGAAGAAAGCAGCCGTTTAGTAGAAGATGGGGCGGCTGGATTAACAACTATTTTGTCAGGAGTCCGAGAAACTACCCAAATAGTGCGTCAAATTGCCCTAGCTTCTCAAGAACAATTAACCGCCGGACAAAATGTAGTAACCGCCATTAATACCACCGTTCAGCAAGCCAAAGAAGTTGCCCAAGCTACGCAAGAACAAGCCAAATCAGCCCAATACATCGTGCAATCCACTACACAAATGCGGAAAATTGCCCAAGAAGTTTCCCATGCTACTAACGAACAAGGGCGTGCGGCCAGAGATATTATTAAAGCAGCGCAAATAACTACTACTTTAGCGATGCAAGTTCGCAAAGCAACCTCCGAACAAGTTAATGGAGTAAATCAAATTTTGCAAGCGGTAGAACTAATGCGTCGCGGCGCATTGAACACGTCTCGCGCTTTAGCCGAACAAAGTACTGGCGGAGAACAAATTGCTAAAGAAGCAGAACGCCTTAACCGTTTAATTAATAATGTTACTAAGGCAATGACCGAACAATCTAGCGCTGCTACTCAAATCACGGTTGCCGTCGAAAATGTCCGCCGCCAAACCGATCGAACTGCTAAAGCAATGACAGAACAAACACGGGCAGTCAAAGAGATCTCTACTGGTACTCACAATATTTCCAAACAGGTTGCCCTC
This region includes:
- a CDS encoding PAS domain S-box protein; the protein is MSEMDKKASNLELLAQYTHILNQRTQEINQWVGKARINSPELLEESLEELCTTVEEMQIAEEELRLQNEQLRASQEERLAERQRYQDLFEFAPDAYLVTDVDGKILEANYAAAELFQLSQEFLIGKPLVLFVTQIGRRNFSIQLIRLQETDWLQNWEITLQQRNGQIFDAAINVKAVRDRDGKAIGLRWLVRDVTIRKRREERLRLLESVVVNANDAIIITEAQPIEEPGPRVLYVNEAFTRMTGYTSEEILGKTPRILQGENTDRTTLNKIHTALLDWQSIVVELINYRKDGSEFWVEMSIVPIANETGWYTHWIAVQRDITDRKQAEKQKIEIIREQVAREEAQAANRAKDEFIATVSHELRTPLQAVIGWTQILKRKLLDRTMMNRALETIEHNAKMQAKLIEELLDLSRIAQGKVDLKMTAISLCQVIEIAIDTLRPIIEAKEIQLNTYLDDRDVSILGDAERLRQVVSNLLTNAIKFTPDRGNIEVSLYYNDSHAQIIVKDNGKGISAEFLPYVFDRFRQADCQNSSAQTGLGLGLAIARQLVEMHGGTIHADSLGENQGATFTVLLPLNATPD
- a CDS encoding methyl-accepting chemotaxis protein; the protein is MAKNIKKSPKKSATRKGELTRKKVKNQRLSNEVALIYHQTEEIAKLTEQIAQTTEIVSQGVDTQTGSLEEIFSGTNQLTASLKETATQAESVATSIEQLVSGANEMAASIEEVTANTVELAASVNQTATSIEQTTSSIRTVADIAQEMATSATQVSTSMNEIAASIKTVNKDTESLVTSVNETAASVEQITRSIQSVAQNSQDVSNAAERTTSSINEMAASIEQVSATSENLSATVETVSNSMEEIARSIQGVAQNAAQITDAANNAATSATQLDRSIRSVSHLTKQADEISTRVARDAEIGGATIQKSIQGFIRVRNSMAESADTIRNMGKRASEISTIIDTIDIIAERTNLLSLNASIEAARAGEAGRGFAVVAEEIRNLAERAAQATTDIAAIIKSLQEVSQEAVNKSNEGMGLAEESSRLVEDGAAGLTTILSGVRETTQIVRQIALASQEQLTAGQNVVTAINTTVQQAKEVAQATQEQAKSAQYIVQSTTQMRKIAQEVSHATNEQGRAARDIIKAAQITTTLAMQVRKATSEQVNGVNQILQAVELMRRGALNTSRALAEQSTGGEQIAKEAERLNRLINNVTKAMTEQSSAATQITVAVENVRRQTDRTAKAMTEQTRAVKEISTGTHNISKQVALIHRANRENSSVANIITTNLSNIRSVSERNGQGVKEIQRSVLTLQEKSRNFINIAEELRNKLLPI
- a CDS encoding ATP-binding protein, whose translation is MAKLSSTKKMQAMVRGEHNLDGLPIHLLTLGAEIGSVLLESRTLPETLQVCAETIAHYLDATNVCIWTFDEQTNLLNLAAFAGEKIYTASITKSTLLPSLELEEIKPKLIPVTYQVAPFKYRLYCLIVENHLLGAIALFGKQSLREAEDILLSWVANHIALGIDRIFAKKALCDRRDSLLLHLASQLRQSLDFNTILETALQEVHKLLKIDRCHFLWYFPNAIEPRITITHEVQNGSFPSLMGDFPAPQSNIILHQISNLEIMRIDEVATAFDLDEEIKQILTKFGITAQLLLPFKTHTGQYGAIVCSHCQGARPWSDSEVEFLQGVCEQVAVAIDQAEFYAQTRASALAAQTQAQHLSAVLYKLQQAQSQLVQQEKMSSLGQMIAGIAHEINNPVNFINGNLIHAEDYIKDLLELLDIYQECYPNAVPNIQNYIADIDLEFIREDLPKLLSSMQMGTERIRQIVLSLRNFSRLDEAEMKPVDIHEGIDSTLLILHNRLKASGHDPGVEIIKEYGNLPLVECYAGQLNQVFMNIIVNAIDALENQSPPRIIKIHTELISQPKMQGDRVLISITDNGSGMKEAVKNRLFDPFFTTKPVGKGTGLGLSISYQIIVEKHRGTIKCNSELGKGSEFAIEIPVSRNGISG
- a CDS encoding chemotaxis protein CheW: MLDPQTNWEPYILFELADSTYGIPAHLVQQMEMLERITPVPNAPLFLEGVVFSRGKMIPAVNLRVKFGLDKIAYNLRSRLIVVNIANRSIGLIVDSAREFVNIPHDALKPPPEGISELSAKYLSGIALWENRVILVLNLPEIVNVNGRSLVEMG
- a CDS encoding chemotaxis protein CheA, with amino-acid sequence MNDLFASFLDDYFAECDEHLTAIRQNLLLFEQFVNQPPIDRSLLDKLFVSFHSVKGLSAMVGLKDAERLAHEMESYLRTLRDKQAVLTPEGIDALINNTKMLEQVINAHRVENAGREETGDNFSAVLPIPPPPVSLPAIELKPEELKQLTRELANGAKAWQVEFVPGREKADRGINVNTIRSRLQAIGRLIHASPRAIDNTDIVFDFVIATHAEASTFVNGEEDGLTYAPYIYPETTQSENANEKITESIEESDRQTARIETPGKAAPPPSAIPSNVVRVDLTRLDEIMRIVGELVVTRARLAENLKNIADIVPGSQLRALRETAFTLEHQLRDLRDGVMRVRLVPIGELFARMQFAIRDLAKESQKQIELELRGQSTEIDKFLVDRTIDPLLHLVRNAVSHGLESEAERIAAGKPKEGKICLRASTAGEMVIIEVEDDGRGIDVEKVTKRAKEQELLDADATPDLATILDVVCSPGFSTREQADLTSGRGVGMAVVKNTVTELGGSLAFDTEVGRGTRFIVQLPLTLAIADALIVSVGGQTFAIPQSGIREVVEVKNNAIALWENSETLAHRGAILPLIRLGRVFNLPPFPIADSIAIISNGLNPIAIAVDRILRQQEIVVRPLTDPLIQIPGISGATELGDGQVVLIIDILALSNFPKTKIPHHH
- a CDS encoding response regulator — protein: MKQILVVDDSATMRRMVMASLRNLKNVNFNEASNGLEAIERLVISPVNLMILDLNMPDMHGLEVLKFVRSHQTYCHIPIMVLTTRGDDASRDEALKAGASCYLTKPFEPQKFAAQARELLD